In a genomic window of Brassica rapa cultivar Chiifu-401-42 chromosome A10, CAAS_Brap_v3.01, whole genome shotgun sequence:
- the LOC103845326 gene encoding serine/threonine-protein kinase BSK5, whose translation MGPRCSKLSLCWWQTHHKSSLNDASDLENGNDDSASFSEFSFDQLRTATSGFSADSIVSEHGVKAPNVVYKGRLEDERWIAVKRFNRSAWPDTRQFLEEAKAVGQLRSERLANLIGFCCEGDERLLVAEFMPFETLSKHLFHWDSQPMKWAMRVRVALYLAQALEYCSSKGRALYHDLNAYRILFDQDGNPRLSCFGLMKNSRDGKSYSTNLAFTPPEYLRTGRVIPESVVYSFGTLLLDLLSGKHIPPSHALDLIRGKNFLMLMDSALDGHFSNDDGTDLVRLASRCLQYEARERPNVKSLVTSLAPLQKETDVPSYVLMGIPHGSASPPKETTSLLTPLGDACSRLDLTAIHEILEKVGYKDDEGVANELSFQVWTDQIQETLNAKKQGDAAFKGKDFVTTIECYTQFIEDGTMVSPTVFARRCLCYLMSNKPQEALGDAMQAQVVSPEWPTAFYLQAAALFSLGMDKDACETLKDGTSLEVKKHNNRN comes from the exons ATGGGACCTCGTTGCTCTAAGCTATCTCTCTGTTGGTGGCAAACACATCACAAATCATCTCTCAACGACGCTTCTGATCTCG AAAACGGAAATGACGATTCGGCGTCGTTTAGTGAGTTCAGCTTCGACCAACTACGAACCGCTACTTCAGGTTTCTCTGCGGACAGCATCGTGTCCGAACACGGCGTTAAAGCTCCAAACGTCGTGTATAAAGGCAGACTCGAAGATGAGCGATGGATCGCTGTTAAACGCTTCAACAGATCCGCTTGGCCTGACACGCGTCAATTCCTT GAGGAAGCAAAAGCTGTGGGGCAGTTGAGGAGCGAGAGGTTAGCCAACTTGATTGGTTTCTGCTGTGAAGGAGATGAGAGACTGCTCGTTGCTGAGTTTATGCCTTTTGAAACTCTCTCTAAGCATCTCTTCCACT gGGATAGCCAGCCAATGAAGTGGGCTATGAGGGTGAGAGTGGCTTTGTATCTTGCACAAGCACTTGAGTATTGTAGTAGCAAAGGTCGCGCCTTGTACCATGATCTCAACGCTTACAGGATCTTGTTTGACCAG GATGGTAATCCGAGACTATCTTGCTTCGGTCTAATGAAGAATAGTAGGGATGGGAAGAGTTACAGTACTAATCTGGCTTTCACACCTCCTGAGTACTTAAGAACTG GGAGAGTGATACCGGAGAGCGTTGTCTACAGCTTTGGAACGCTGTTGCTAGACCTTCTCAGTGGCAAACACATACCACCAAGCCAT GCGCTTGATCTGATCCGTGGGAAGAACTTTCTGATGCTAATGGACTCGGCTCTCGATGGTCATTTCTCAAACGATGATGGAACTGATTTGGTTCGTTTAGCTTCACGTTGTTTGCAGTATGAAGCTCGTGAAAGGCCAAATGTGAAGTCTCTTGTGACCTCACTCGCTCCTCTTCAGAAGGAAACTGAT GTTCCGTCTTATGTCTTAATGGGGATTCCACATGGATCTGCTTCTCCTCCAAAGGAAACAACTTCGCTTCTGACCCCTCTTGGTGATGCTTGTTCAAGACTTGATCTCACAGCGATTCATGAGATTCTTGAAAAGGTTGGATACAAAGACGATGAAGGCGTAGCTAATGAG CTCTCGTTCCAAGTGTGGACCGACCAGATTCAGGAGACTCTAAACGCTAAGAAACAAGGAGATGCTGCGTTCAAAGGCAAAGACTTTGTCACTACCATCGAATGTTACACGCAG TTCATTGAAGATGGGACAATGGTATCGCCAACGGTATTTGCAAGGAGGTGTCTGTGTTATCTGATGAGCAACAAGCCTCAAGAGGCACTTGGTGATGCAATGCAGGCGCAAGTAGTGTCTCCTGAGTGGCCAACAGCATTTTATCTTCAGGCTGCTGCTCTCTTCAGCCTTGGAATGGATAAAGACGCTTGCGAAACCCTAAAAGACGGTACTTCCTTGGAAGTCAAGAAACACAACAACAGAAACTGA
- the LOC103845325 gene encoding uncharacterized protein LOC103845325, with amino-acid sequence MPSFAFGSHHHLANPTDSPYTVEISIDGDSSDLDSLSEVDLESGGVTKLHSGGGKKRRTRRRKKKKKRKKKKESRDCRICHLPLETTNKADEECEDSDEQEEQGEEEDEEEEEYYGLPLQLGCSCKGDLGVAHSKCAETWFKIKGNMTCEICGAMAINVAGEQSNPESTASTHSQVAAGQTQSSQTEPRGIWHGRRVMNFLLAAMVFAFIVSWLFHFKVLK; translated from the exons ATGCCTTCTTTTGCCTTTGGATCTCATCACCATTTGGCCAATCCCACTGACTCGCCGTACACCGTAGAAATTAGCATCGACGGCGACTCCTCCGACTTGGATTCCTTGTCTGAGGTCGACTTAGAGAGCGGCGGTGTGACGAAGCTGCATTCCGGTGGTGGTAAGAAGAGGAGGACgaggaggagaaagaagaagaagaaaaggaagaagaagaaagagagtagAGATTGCAGGATCTGTCATCTGCCTTTAGAGACTACTAACAAAGCAGATGAAGAATGTGAAGATTCTGATGAACAAGAAGAAcaaggtgaagaagaagatgaagaagaggaagagtaTTATGGTTTGCCTTTGCAATTGGGTTGTTCTTGTAAAGGTGATTTGGGTGTAGCTCACAGTAAGTGTGCTGAAACTTGGTTCAAGATCAAAGGAAACAT GACATGTGAGATATGCGGAGCAATGGCTATAAACGTAGCTGGGGAACAGTCAAACCCAGAGAGCACCGCCTCTACACATTCACAAGTGGCTGCAGGACAAACTCAGAGTAGTCAGACAGAGCCAAGGGGAATCTGGCATGGTCGCCGTGTAATGAACTTTTTACTTGCCGCTATGGTCTTTGCCTTCATTGTCTCTTGGCTTTTTCACTTCAAAGTCCTCAAGTGA